The DNA region AATGCTATGACAACAAATTTTCTTCttcgtttttcttttttcctttttggcacTTTGGGAGGGAAAATCTGATCATGAGTTTTATTCAATTGTaaagaaacaaaaacaatacaaggaaaagaaaaagactgAAGGAAAAACACCATTAATCCACAAAACCAGTTAGTAATAAAAAAATGATTCTGTACTAAATATCAGGTTAATCTGATTCAACAAAATCACATCATAAAATTAAATGGCAGAAGACATATTTACATGATGCATAATTCCAGTCCACTACCTTAACGAGCTTAAGAATCAACCAATATTCATACTAACACTGCCCGCAGCTTCATGCTTATATATCTCTTGGACTACTATATAGAACAGACACAGCCATGAATACCTTTCTAAGTTATTTTAACTTCACTCTAACAATCAACAGGATTACTAATACTTCAACTTGAATGAGGAATTGGAAATGCTTTTATGCATGGGAGAAGAAATCATCTAATTTCCAGATACGTATCTAACTTCTTCCCCATTTCTCGCTCTCCACACAAACCCTTGACTATTGGCTTCCTAGAATCTCTCTGATTACTCCATGCTCTCAAAAATCAATTCCTAACCTCCACAGTCAACCCTCTCTACTTCTTTCAGACCCAGCAGCACCATAAACCACAATAAAGCAGCTGCCAAGGCATAACGCAGCCAAACCACTAAAAGAACAAAATGTTCTTGCACACATGGTGTTGCATCCTTTCTAGATACAAAAGATGAATGCATTTGACCATGTGGAAAAGGACACTGGACCGACAAGGCTAAGGTTCATTAGCAAGTGGGGGTAGTAGGAAGGAGGGTTAAAGGAGTTTCCTTTTGGAAACTAGTGAGAAATGAAAAGTATATCCAGACAGctagacaatttttttttttttttttttttttggaaaaataaagtaacaagaaaaatggaaatgagATTTTTAACCGAAATGCCTTCAAATCACACACTGTGTTATAATTCCACAACTAAGAAGTGGTTCTACAAGGTGGGAAAATGATTGTGCCAGACACATACTCATATAAGAAAGCCATACAGATCATGCTCCACTCCTTCAACAAAATGTTaactcccatttttttttttttttggtaaagtaACAAAATGTTAACTCCCATTTGTTTCATATGGTAAAATTCACCACCCAAACCACCTACCCACAAGTCCAAACATAACAATTTAGCATTTCCCACTTTGCTCCCTGGTGACTCGAAACCACAATCTTATAGTTGGAGGTGGGAGGCCTTTACCACTATTTTATCCCTCTCTCCTCTAAATGCCAATACAGCCCGTGTCAGTAAACTAAGCAACACAAACTCTTTTTAATAAGTAGAATGATCAGGTCAAAAAAACTGACAcatgaaaatgaaggttcaCATAGGTACAATGATTCAAGTAGAtaaactaacccattaaaaatcCAGATTCAAATAAAACAACATTCAAAAACACACTTTTAGATCCCCTAGAAcatacaaacaacaacaaaaacaacatacccagtgtaatcccacaagtgaggcctggggagggtaggatgtacgcagaccttacctctacctttttggggatagagaggctgtttctgatagaccctcacctaaaacatatatacattaaTAACTGCATTTCAAAACATTACTCTTATTCTCAAATCACAAACCATTCTCCTCCAATCTCACTATCGATCACAAAAACCATAATCTACAGATcacaaaaatgtcaaaaaaggCCCAATTTTTAGACCAGAAAAAATAATAGCAAACAAAAGTTGATAACATAAATTCATATAAAAGGGGAATAAAGAACCTTGATCGTTACGAGCAGTTAGAAGGATAGATCCAGTTTCATCACCAACAAGACATTCAGCGATGCGAGTGTTCTGTTGTGGCCGTGATGGAACACGTAACGATGATGGGTTCCTAGGTTTCTTACTAAGAACTGTGTTGGCATTCACAATCTTAACAGTAAGATTATGACCGCTTGTTCCCGGTTTCAACTGATCCACTTTGGTGAATACTGGTTTTCTCATAGCTGGTTTCGCACCTGTGTTTGGTCCACCGGTGTTAGCCTGTTGTCGGTTTCCAGATCTGGTTGCCATTGTTTGGATGAGCGAAATTGTTTGATTTGTTCGGTGTTCTAACCCTAACCCTAACTGTTGATTTTAGGAATTTGAGGAAATGGAGTGTACGTTTTGAACGGGATGGCTGAGTGGTTTCCCGTATCTGGCGTTGAAGTTAGGAAAACAAACGATGTCGTTTCGGTCTGCCTAGAAGGCAATTGCCCctttttggtgtttttcttttttgtccttCTAAAGATGCACTTTTGGTTTTGATttcaattaatattttaatatgtttCACCACTTCACCAttcatttatgatattttaaTAGGGTATATTTACCTTTAGGGGACGTTTGGTTGGAAATATGTATCGTGACAACTTATCTCGTAGTGACAAAGTTATTTCCATTCTCCAAtagggataaaataacactataATTTTGGGATAATTAATATCGGAATTAGTTATACCATcttttatcccaaccaaacatgggataaaTTCATCTCGAATATAATTTCGGGATTATTTATCCTTCTTCCttgtaccaaacgagccctgACCGTTTTAATAATAATGAGGCAAGCATGATCACATATGAACCACCTTGGATTTTTTGCTTTATAGTCACTATGTATTCATATTCTTGCTTGTAGCTTTTTAGCTTTCTAAACTTGATTCCCAAGTTCAACTCTTGTAGCAAAAGGTCACACTCAtaacaaattcaaaatatttaaaatgtaCATGAAAAATTACCGCTAAAAAAAACTTGATTGAATGAGTAGAAATACAAAAGATACGTGAATTAGGTCGAAGGGAATATTTGAAATGACTTAGAGGATGTTTGGATTAgcttttttaaaagtactttttgtgaAATCTTACAAATTTTAGTGAAATTTTATAAGTTAATGTCCTAAAAAGTTGGGTATACCCAACTTTTTtggaaataattaaatttgtttGGCTTACCAGAGCCTTAAAGTTTTGATTgcttaattattattaaatattattttataatactAAGTTGGTGTAATTACAATTATAAGCCATTTGAACTTATTTCGAGCGTGTTtggcaaaaataaaaatttcaagattaggtttaaattaagttaaaaagtgcttaaaataagccaaaatcaaGTTAAATTGCACAactccaatttttatttttatttttaaatttttaaaaagccCATTTTTTGTCAATAACTTTACCCTTTTTATGTCTTATATTTAAGAACAATTTAGTTAATTCCAATACTACCCTTACTTTTAAAAAttctttaagcacttttatctaAACACGTGAAtcgtttatttataaaataactttcagcacttaaaagTCTTTTTAAGCATTTAtgcttaaaagccacttttttcAGCTAATTCAAACGGGCTCTTATTCTTGTACTTTTCATGCCTAAAAGTAAGtgtttttaagcactttttatcTTTGTCAAAcatcacaaaattaaaaaagtgcttaaaagccaATAAGCACTtaaaacaagccaatccaaacacacCCCCGTAACTTTTAGGCTTTTCGATTGACTTTAGTGAATTTTTTAATaacaagataatttttttttttgattaatcagatatttcatatatgtatatagctaacAATTACATACCAGATGGGCCTGTAGTGCCCGTTGAAAGTCTTGGGTGTAACAAGATAAACATTATTCTGTCCGTTTCAATATAttctatttgatgttttttaCTTACAAgataaaatattttgtttgatgttatttttttaaaaatatttaaaaatgataattattaaaaataacttaacttaaactttttattttatatatactgataatattttattgttgtacaaactattatgatatattttaaataataagtttaaaaaattatacataaaattcagataaatgaaaatataaaaagaagtaAATTGAAATGGAAACGCCAGATAATGTACATTGGGTAAACGGTGTCATCCTCGTAAGCTGCAAGTACATATGAAAAATCCAACATAATTTTATCTACGTAAGCTCCAGTCACCTCTCACTTCtcttacacacacacaaatatttaCTCTTCCCCATCCCATCCTTAACCAAAACCACCATAACCACTCCCCTCCCTAGTTACACATTAAGACAATCGATAATACAGTaagaattattatattattattattaaaataaaatttatctgAGATGAACCAGCAATAGAAAAAAGTCAAAACAGTGCCACTTTTCAACATCCATAGAAAAATAGATTAAATTCCAACaaatatatttaacaaaaaatcaacatcaatatcaaggaaaaataaaaaatttcattttcccTTAGTTTTTCTTTATTCTTCATTTTCAGCTCAAACCCATCCCatttctctccttcttttctcCATGGATTCAGATTTCTGGACCTCTCGTCTTGCAGCTGCTAAACGCCAATTAAATTTACAGCAACACCATTCCTACAATCATCAAACTTCTCAACTgggtttgtttttattttttctcttttggatcttatttctttttattgttgtagtaattttatttgaaaaagaaatgtttttttgcatgatttttggGTTGAAGTAGATAGGCTGAGCATCGATGATTTCGAGGTTGAAGAAGAGGTCCGACCCGATTTTCCATGCCCATATTGTTATGAGGATTTTGATATTGCTTCTCTTTGTTCCCATCTCGAAGAGGAACATTCTTGTGAATCCAGAGTCACTGTGAGTACTCTCTTTGCAATCATTAATATATATCTAGATGTACCTGTTTTCTTATGATTATATCATTTTGCTTTTGGGCCTATGTTATTCAAGATTTTTAATCTGGATTCTTTTTTGCGTAAATACAAATTTGAATTTGAGGTCTTCTTTccatttccttaaaaaaatactcgctttttatgttaaaaaaGCATATACAGAGTAAAAATCTATCAAAGTTACAATCTTGGTTGTTTGGTCGCTGATTACTCTTACATAAGGTATAAGAAAGATATCTGAACCATTGATTTGACAGAAGAAAAGTTTTCAGGTTGCCCAAAATCCATACCAGATTAACTTTGCATCAACATAATCTATGCTTAGACTCTGGCCGAAACATGACTGGGCAGGAATTGGTGGTATTTTTTTACTTGGAGCATATGTAACAGAGCATGAGTTAAACCTTCATACTAGCACCAAAGAAACTGCAAGGTCTTACTTTTCTTGTCgataaatcaaaattttcattagtAAGCACCAAGTCGGTGTCAAATAATGTAAAAGTTGTATACATGACTCAGCCTAAATCATCCAATGTCATCTACCCAGTTTAACCATCTGTAGGATAAACTAGTGGTTACAGGAAACTACTTAGTCGTTAGTGTTCTCACACTTGTAACAGCTTTGCATACATATCTTTGGTATAGCTTCATTTCTTCTTCAGTAGACACTCAAGACTTTATTTGACACTGCCACACGCTTTCTCTATGTTAATGAATCATGTAGAGACCCCCAGGGGTTAGCTCAGTTGGCAAAAATTGAGGGACTTGTGTCCCAGGTCACAAGTTCGAGCCTTGGCCCAAGTGAATTAAGTCcagtatttaagtggagaagggtagaggaAGGCTCCCATCATCTCCGAGAAGGCTGCAGTTAGGCCAAAGAGTTGGCTCCAGACAAATTTCTCGGTCATCAAAAAAAGTATATCATGTAGAGATTCTGCTTTTTCTGCATATACATTTATGTTCTTCTTAGTAAAAATAAAGCTTTTGTTTTTGCATCTACTAGACATAAATCTGAATTGATTCTCTGTAATCGTTGTAAATTACAGCTTGTAATGTCTCTAAGTCGACGCATTATCACAGTTTCATTGTACATCCGTCCAGGTCACAACCATCGCGGGTGCCCCGAGGCATTGCGTGAAAGCCGCCTTAGCAGTTCGTATTACTTTGATCATCTCCTTATTCTCATAATTGGAACAAATTTGTTGTTTCTCACTTCGCTAGGCATCTTTCAACTCCTTAATATAACATCAAAAATCTTAATAAGGCATAATACTCCAACCTCTCTAAGGCACTTCGGCTAATTTGAAATACACGTAGGTGATGTCAGCCATGTAAATTGAGCTAAGTCAGGATTTGATGTCAAATCTTTTCAATTATTATATAGATATCGTGGTCCGCATGCTTTTCTAACCTTCACAATTTTCATAGGATCCTTTCCACTGCTGACGTAATTCAAAAAGTATAGTTAAGGTTTCTGTCTTGCTCAAATATTGGGATGACCAAAGTTATCCTTGTGATTTTAGTTGAACAATTGATCCAAAAGCCTCTCGGTCTTTGATTTCATATTGCAGCGTCAAAGTTTATTAGTTTGATGTCACTCCCTTATGTGCTCTGTTCTTAAGAAGCATGTTTAGAAGATTAGGAGAAGCTGTCTTTCATTTTGCACAATTTCGGTTCCTTTAATACCTTCTCTCACAAAGTGGAAATGGAGCacaaaaatgccctttttttcctttgctGTGGAACCATATCTGTTGTATCTCTTTCACCTAGAGACAAAATTGGGATTTTCCAATGAGTATTTCATTTCAGCATTAATTTGCTAGGGGGTTCCATTTCAGTCTATTATAATTAAACAGAAAATACTCACAGGGCTAGAAGCCAAGGCATCAGAGTACAGGAGTGTTGGCACTTCTTGATATGTGGGTTGTTGCTGAGGATTGGGGTTGGCTATAGGATCCTCTATATTTATTCCACTAATCTTTGGCATGTTTCATTTCAATACTCAATAATTTGTCTTTTAGATGCTTGCTGCCTTTCCAACCTAGCAAAACTTAGCTCTTAATCAAGATTGAGTTGTGCATTTTAGTTAACTGAAGAATTTTCGTAGTTCTTTACAGCTGCTTGAAAGGCTAGATGAATCCTCTATTCATCTGCTCTAGTACCTGAGGAATATGTTGCCtttacttttttgtttctttttttctagCCTTTACAAATGAATCTCTCCAGAGGAATGTGATGGATTACAGCATCCATCTAATTGTTCCTCGTATCTTATCTTGTAGAGGGTCTAACTTGCTGGACAAGTATTTACCTATTCTGTCTGCCTTCCATTGCAGGTCTGTCCCATTTGTTCTCATAAAGTTTCGAGGGACATGCTAAGTCATATTACAGTGCAACATGGACACTTGCTCAGGATATCCTTTTTTTCAATTAATCATTACTCTGTAAAGATAACTTCTTGTTGTAAGTTGTAACAATATGCTGCAAATTCTTCCACTGTAAAAATCTCCTATACTGGTGAATTCTGGTGAATTTTCTTTAACTCTGAACACGTGCAGCGGCGGCGTAGATTACGTAGAGTTGCAATTCCCAGCAGTCAAGCGCTGTCTCTACTAGGTAGAGATCTTCGTGAAGCTCATTTGCAGGTACTTTTAGGAGGCAGTGGAAGTGGATATCGATCAAGCAGTGCAACATCAACCACTGCAGCCAATGATCCCTTGCTTTCATCTCTAGTTTTGAACTACCCCACATTTGAAGCAGAGGAAATTTCAAAATCTGTTTTATCCACTGTTGAGGACTCTACTACAAAGAATGTGACATCACAACATATATGGAAGTTAAGGTAGTGATGCTAATTATTTGTCTTTGCAGTGTAAAATCGACCAAATTCTCCCGTTCTCTTTTGGCCTTGTATTTTCAACTAGCTGTAATTGAGGTTATCTTGGATATTCCAAGAAGGGACCTGACCAGGGGCGGAGCCTGGGTGGATGAACCCCCTCTGTCGGaaaattatactatatatataaggtcaatttttttaaattttatgaataTGTAGGAAATGTTGAATCCCTTTGGCTTCTTGGtgtgtttattttcttatattttgaaTCTCTTACTAAAAATCCTGGCTCGGCCACTACACCTGACAGTGCAATCAGTCAGATTACACTTTGCTTTTACTTGTATGCGAGACAAAAGAAATACCTGCCTTTGATGATCCTTGTGGTTGCTGATGCtacatcaaaattttaaattatctaTTCTACAAATCTTTTATCCGTCTGTCTTCATTTTCTTGCAGGTTTGACCCTTCACTAAGTGCCGAAGAGCGAGAAAAGAGGATAAGACAGGCTACTGGAAGAGCTGTTTTTGTCCAAGATCTGTTTGCCTCCTCTTTGTTAGCTGACTAATGAGAGGAGTAAGTATTGCACTACAAGATAATAATTTTAAGTTGACAATCAATAAGGGAGTTTATCGATTCATATTGTTGAACAATCCAATATGCCTGATTTGATGTTTTCTTGATGCAGCATATGGATGCTTAATCATAGTATCCTTCTCAAGTCCTCTCAATCGAAGATCTGGTCCCCCTAAGAATGATATATTACCTAGTTTTTTTGCTTTAatgatattttcatattgtaATTTGTAAGCTAGGCATTGCAGAAAAGTAGTTTGTCATGACAAGAAGGATTTAATCAAGACAGCAGCACTAGATGTGTTCACTTGTTAGGATACACCAGTGTTGCAacatttgttttatttatttttccattaTAGTTTTCCTTCTGTcactattttatttcttttgtgatgcaaaggagaaaaagaaagtttttatcttatacttgttgatgtCTGGTTCTTCCTCCGAGTGTTCTGCATTCTTTCCCAACTCATAACTTGATCCATAATTATTTTCCAGAACATATGAATTACAAGCAGATCATCCATGTCTATCCTTTACTCACTATTTTTCTTCCCTTAAGAGACTGTAATTTTACTGGAGATACATGCTTATTTCAATTGAAGAGCAAAGAGGATAAAGGACAATAAAGCTATAGTCTAGAGCATACATTTCAGAAATTTCATGGACATTATTATCTGTCATGTTGCATATAGGCCTGTTATGTTAGAGGAAATTGCGCAATTGTACGTACAAGATGTAGCTGTCTGTGACCATTGATATCCAAAAATGTGAGAGGATGGGAAAGTTAATGCCCTATATTCAGTTTGTCGGAGGCAAAATCTAACATTCCTGAGATTGATCGCGCCCCAACATAAATATGGTTACAGCAATATTAGACGGAAAGGCTTAAATGAAGCAACATAGACAGTGATCTTAAATTTGATAATGCTACTAAAACTAATACAAAGTATGTTTTCAGATTCCAATTTAGAAGGTTCCCTATATATACAGAGTCAAGTCATTCTTGATATGGCATTGACTTATTCCATTTGTATCCAGGGATTTTAAGAACGTGTAATGGATCAAATTCAAAGagaaaaagaccaaaaaaagaaaaacactacaacaacaaataGCTGATCGCCTTCTCATTTTGAGCTGTCTCTTGGTACCACTACCGGTGCTTCAAGAATATATGCCTTTTCTTAAGCAAAAGAAATAATAATGATCATAATAGATACCTTCCAATATTTATCTAATTAAAGTTgacaataatgataataataattagaggATCTCTCATTAAGACTTACTTAAAAAATCATGACCAGATAAATAAAAGTTTGGTACCTAACAAAAGAAGGCAATACCAAGTTGCAACAGTCCAGCCAGCAATGGGGCGGCCAGCAGTTACGCAGGTCGGTGCTGGACTCTAACTGCTGACTTTTGCAAACAAACATCTAAAAGTTTAAGGGTCGTTTGCCGGTGGGATAAGAATAATAATTTTGggataaaataagaaattattttaccgtGCGTTtgattatgagtattaattAGTCctgaaattattttatcttaCCACTACTAAAATGATAGAATTAGCTATCCCGTATAGAAGGTGGGATAGTTAGCCCCTCAGAGATATCCTTCTATtatcaaacgacccctaaaagCATTATGTGGTTGTTggatgaggaaaaaaaaacgaaaaaataataaaaatcctTCCCCCGTGACTCAACTTGGTCCCATTTACTcgttttacttcttttttcattttatgtCATATTCAGATGTGTGGATGTTATTTTAAAAGATGCTAGCCTTTTTCGCCCCTTTCTTTTaggtaaacaaaaaaaaaattctatataAGTGAGTCCGCaattaaataaaagagaataATTAAGGGTTGTGGTGAGATGGATAAGGTTCCTTCACTCTTCAGAGATCTCAAGCTTGAATATGCAAAAAGTTAAAGTATTTTTTCTTTAAGGGTGtatatatttcacttttaaaatgcatagggggggtaataggacccccgcaaacgTTAAGTGTTCAGTTGGGATTtcggtcaaacgttgggggtgcatttggccattttctcagtatttaacttttgtccttcgcctaaaaccGTAGCGTTCCTGATTCGAACCCCTGCTCAgtcgaaaattaaaaaaaaaaaaaaaaaaaaaaaacgctagGTTGTTGCCTACAAACTACGCCTGCCGTGGCATAGTTTGGTGCAAATTATACTGATGGGGGCGTAGTTTGCTtgcaaactatgccttaaggtagagttttgcaggcaaactatgccttagcaaactctatcttaaggtagagttttggtAAGGCggagttttgaaggcaaaattctgccttgcgaatccaaacctctctttgcgaaatttctttttttctattgaGTTTTGGTCCGAACCCAGAATCTCAAAGTATTAggtgaaggataaaaattaaagaccaccaatttgagggataaaaattaaagaccaccccaaaagaaggacaatccgcgcaaaaaaatgaaaaacaatcCGTgcgaaaaaatgagaaaaaaagggCACGTCAAAGTAAAATATTAAGGAGCCCTAATCCTCCAGTGGGTCAGATAAGCCCCACCCAGCCAGCCAAAAATCTATAATGGATTTGGAATAGCGATTTGTATATCCACGTAATCTCACCAATCATTTCCCCCATCTAATTAATTTATTCCAttaaataaaaaacaacaacaaataatgCATCACCCTTGCCCTTGTTTGGTCCTTTTCTATTTAAAAGCCCCTCTGTAAATTATCATAAacatttctcttctttttcatcaaatatctgcaacataacacacacataaAATAGTCATAAGTTGCTCTTAATTAGATTGAAGAAAAGCAAAATTAAGGATGTTTGAATTCTTTGTGCTAGGGTGTACTGCTGTTGTCATGTTCCTTCATGGAGCCAATTTCTTCTTCCACGCTCTCTCTCAACATATGGTCATTCGTTCTCTCAGGTACACCTTCACTTTTTATCCCGTTCTTTGCGTTTTAATTGAGATCGACGAGTAAGTGGAACGATATGAATAGTGAGAATTAATTCATATACGTAGCTGATCTTAGTTGATTGGATTGAGACGTACttgttgtttgattttgttgtttatctaaaatatacccctgtattattagaaaagggccaaatttaccccttatctcaaaaaattcaaatatactcctatcgttatactattggttcaaatatcCTTCCTCCGTTAAAATTATCCAAGATGGACATACCATCTTACGTGGCACTGACATTACCACCCCTAGCCCATTTTACACCTCCcctcttccaccactaaaatttcctTCCCCTCCACCACCATTGCCGCCATTACCGCCATAATTATCTtgctttcttgttttctttgtaCCGACTTATGTTACCATTGTTCAATTTCAAATGACACCGTTCAACCATTTGAGTCTTTCCTATctggtgatttatttgatctTTTTTGTTTCTGGAATTCCTTTCTGATGATCTAATCACTGAGAAAAATTGGATCTTTCGTTcgttttcttcttcaatttggaAAAGTTTGCATCTATTTTAGTAAGTTTTGGTTTTATATGGAATATCATATGAGTAgtaattcttgttcttgttccTCTTGTATGTGTACTTTAATTCCAGTTTGCATCTGTAAAAGCTTTAGACAGAAGCAaagcttttcatttccttttcttggcGGTTAGTTATACAGTTGCGGGGAGATGGATGAAGAGTAAAGCCCATCAAATGCTTTATTTTGGAATAGTTTGGAGTCGTGTGCTTCCTTTACTTT from Lycium ferocissimum isolate CSIRO_LF1 chromosome 2, AGI_CSIRO_Lferr_CH_V1, whole genome shotgun sequence includes:
- the LOC132044902 gene encoding uncharacterized protein At4g28440-like, translating into MATRSGNRQQANTGGPNTGAKPAMRKPVFTKVDQLKPGTSGHNLTVKIVNANTVLSKKPRNPSSLRVPSRPQQNTRIAECLVGDETGSILLTARNDQVDLMKPDATIILRNAKIDMFKGSMRLAVDKWGRIEAAEPATFVVNEENNLSMVEYELVNVEE
- the LOC132044938 gene encoding protein DEHYDRATION-INDUCED 19 homolog 4-like isoform X1, with protein sequence MDSDFWTSRLAAAKRQLNLQQHHSYNHQTSQLVDRLSIDDFEVEEEVRPDFPCPYCYEDFDIASLCSHLEEEHSCESRVTVCPICSHKVSRDMLSHITVQHGHLLRVQRRRRLRRVAIPSSQALSLLGRDLREAHLQVLLGGSGSGYRSSSATSTTAANDPLLSSLVLNYPTFEAEEISKSVLSTVEDSTTKNVTSQHIWKLRFDPSLSAEEREKRIRQATGRAVFVQDLFASSLLAD
- the LOC132044938 gene encoding protein DEHYDRATION-INDUCED 19 homolog 4-like isoform X2, translated to MDSDFWTSRLAAAKRQLNLQQHHSYNHQTSQLDRLSIDDFEVEEEVRPDFPCPYCYEDFDIASLCSHLEEEHSCESRVTVCPICSHKVSRDMLSHITVQHGHLLRVQRRRRLRRVAIPSSQALSLLGRDLREAHLQVLLGGSGSGYRSSSATSTTAANDPLLSSLVLNYPTFEAEEISKSVLSTVEDSTTKNVTSQHIWKLRFDPSLSAEEREKRIRQATGRAVFVQDLFASSLLAD